A region from the SAR86 cluster bacterium genome encodes:
- a CDS encoding TetR family transcriptional regulator: MTKIKSSKREDVEQKLIQAASELICDLGPNKITIRDIADHAGVNHGQIHHYFGGKKGLLEATYKQLAFEHVQKLDRRKVNIHNLGNESVAKTDPEYFKAIIKAVADDQLQLATLEIDEGLSIPRALIQQLRVATKKNAVSSEMKAAVAIACVLEYGLSMMDSYIDVVLDMKKKDKEVFMSYFLKSRSAYINELIKK, from the coding sequence ATGACAAAAATAAAAAGTTCAAAAAGAGAGGATGTAGAACAAAAACTTATTCAGGCTGCTAGTGAATTAATATGTGATCTTGGACCAAATAAAATTACTATAAGAGATATTGCAGACCATGCTGGCGTAAATCATGGACAAATACACCATTATTTTGGCGGGAAAAAAGGTTTGTTAGAAGCTACCTATAAGCAACTTGCTTTTGAACATGTTCAAAAACTTGATCGAAGAAAGGTTAATATTCACAATTTAGGTAATGAATCAGTTGCTAAGACTGATCCAGAATACTTTAAAGCAATAATTAAAGCTGTTGCTGACGACCAATTACAGCTCGCTACACTTGAAATAGATGAAGGATTATCAATTCCCAGAGCATTAATTCAACAGTTAAGAGTAGCAACAAAAAAAAATGCAGTATCAAGTGAAATGAAAGCGGCTGTAGCAATTGCATGTGTGCTGGAGTATGGGTTAAGTATGATGGATTCATATATAGATGTTGTTTTGGATATGAAAAAAAAAGATAAAGAAGTATTTATGTCATACTTCTTAAAATCAAGAAGTGCATATATAAATGAATTAATTAAAAAATAA
- the mmsA gene encoding CoA-acylating methylmalonate-semialdehyde dehydrogenase, with protein sequence MYKVDNFINGESSSDSTESSKILNPSYGKEIGEVAHASRESIDTAIECAADAFNEWSKTGLGYRAELILKFRQLVIENTNKILDICISECGKTKPDAAAELDRAIQALTHISGVQHYYPTHYSQNVSRGIDIADLRYPIGVVAGVGPFNFPILIPILQSAMALATGNTSICKPSEKVPSIARLYGDLYKQAGLPDGCYNVLNGGKNVVEQIVCHKKVDGLAFIGSTGVAKSLKMLGIENNTKVQALGGGKNHMIVLPDADLDMAADAAVSASFGAAGQRCMAVSVVVAVGNIADDLVAKIKERIPNLVMGVTDDESTELGPVIGYENKKRIYSFIESAEPDGAKLVVDGRIQSDKLEGCFVGPTLIDNVKPGMSVYDYEIFGPVLSFVRADSYDHAMKIAHIHKLGNGAALFTRDGGVAKKWSEEIQAGSVGINVPIPLPTYAHSFGGWKDSGFSETKAFGPSSIDFYTKTKSLTTRWPNPSDSKVDLGFPKIDK encoded by the coding sequence ATGTACAAAGTAGATAATTTTATAAATGGCGAATCTAGTTCTGATTCAACTGAATCTTCAAAAATATTAAATCCCTCATATGGAAAAGAAATTGGTGAGGTAGCTCATGCTTCAAGAGAATCAATAGATACAGCTATTGAATGTGCAGCTGATGCTTTTAATGAATGGTCAAAAACAGGTTTAGGCTATAGAGCTGAATTAATCCTTAAATTTAGACAGCTTGTAATTGAAAATACAAATAAAATTCTTGATATATGCATCTCTGAATGTGGAAAGACAAAGCCTGATGCAGCAGCTGAGCTTGATAGAGCAATTCAGGCATTAACACATATTTCTGGTGTTCAACATTACTATCCAACTCATTATAGTCAAAATGTCTCACGGGGAATTGATATTGCAGATTTAAGATATCCAATTGGTGTAGTTGCAGGAGTAGGACCTTTCAATTTTCCAATTTTAATACCTATCCTTCAAAGCGCAATGGCTTTGGCTACTGGAAATACTTCTATATGCAAACCTAGTGAAAAAGTACCATCTATTGCAAGATTATATGGAGATTTATATAAACAAGCAGGGTTGCCTGATGGTTGTTATAACGTCTTAAATGGAGGCAAAAATGTAGTAGAACAAATAGTTTGTCATAAAAAAGTTGATGGTCTTGCTTTTATTGGGAGTACAGGTGTAGCTAAAAGTTTAAAAATGCTTGGTATTGAAAATAATACTAAGGTACAAGCTCTTGGGGGTGGAAAAAATCATATGATAGTTCTTCCAGATGCAGATCTTGATATGGCAGCAGATGCAGCAGTGTCTGCGAGCTTTGGAGCAGCTGGTCAAAGATGCATGGCTGTGTCAGTGGTTGTAGCAGTTGGCAATATTGCAGATGATTTAGTTGCAAAAATAAAAGAGAGAATACCAAATTTGGTTATGGGTGTTACAGATGATGAATCTACTGAATTAGGTCCTGTAATAGGTTATGAAAATAAGAAAAGAATATATTCTTTTATTGAGTCTGCAGAACCTGATGGAGCAAAACTTGTAGTTGATGGTAGGATTCAATCAGATAAGTTAGAGGGTTGTTTTGTTGGGCCAACTTTAATAGACAATGTAAAGCCAGGAATGAGTGTTTATGATTATGAAATATTTGGTCCAGTGCTATCATTCGTAAGAGCTGATTCTTACGACCATGCAATGAAAATCGCACATATTCATAAATTAGGTAACGGAGCTGCTTTATTTACCAGAGATGGTGGTGTTGCAAAGAAGTGGTCAGAAGAAATTCAAGCTGGTTCAGTAGGAATAAATGTCCCCATTCCATTGCCAACATATGCGCATAGTTTTGGTGGTTGGAAAGATAGTGGTTTTTCTGAGACTAAAGCATTTGGTCCGTCATCAATAGATTTTTATACAAAAACAAAATCTCTTACAACGAGATGGCCCAATCCGTCAGATAGTAAAGTTGACTTAGGTTTTCCTAAAATAGACAAATAG
- a CDS encoding bifunctional 3-(3-hydroxy-phenyl)propionate/3-hydroxycinnamic acid hydroxylase: MKHYDIAIIGYGPVGAVTANLFAKQGFTIALIEPKLDIWDIPRAVHFDGQTQRIFQSMGIMDEVSKIIHPMTGITFLNNKGKEIVYFGTEHKAPPNGYNESVFFNQPIFEKLLRDRASEYTNIDFMLGNKLTKIVSKENKNNLEIINTDTNETDSLSCEYLLGCDGANSFVRKYLNIESHDYKCDENWIVADYLVDKKYKVNSDRYQICDYKRPTTIVPVVGQHVRWEFKINHDDDLDHLENEDNIRSMMKPHLWRINPDIPLSSGKLLRSKAYTYHGVLAKNFKYNNCFLLGDAAHQMPPFLGQGLCQGIKDAYNLCWRLTGVRNNVMNTKILEMYSLERKGVVDFTIRNAIKQGDIIGSQDRFKAYIRDIYLNISKYIPKLLDNLRIAYSWRIKKGNIDTDLFPNKANGVIIPHPSLALKKDNKLFDEYIGNNFGLLVFDNSINIVNEIKKLSSSSIFGKNIFHIDETNEFNKDKKIFKWSKVNNISAAIIRPDKHIYGCVDNTNIINDIDQLTNKLISEIQ; the protein is encoded by the coding sequence ATGAAACATTACGATATAGCTATTATTGGTTATGGTCCTGTAGGTGCAGTAACCGCAAACTTATTTGCAAAGCAAGGATTTACCATCGCTCTAATTGAACCAAAGTTAGATATATGGGATATACCTAGAGCCGTTCACTTTGATGGTCAAACTCAAAGAATTTTTCAGTCTATGGGAATTATGGATGAAGTTTCTAAAATAATTCATCCAATGACAGGAATAACATTTTTAAATAATAAAGGTAAAGAAATTGTTTATTTTGGAACAGAACATAAAGCACCACCAAATGGTTATAATGAAAGTGTATTTTTCAATCAACCAATCTTTGAAAAACTTCTTAGAGATCGTGCTTCTGAGTATACAAATATTGATTTTATGCTTGGTAACAAACTCACAAAAATTGTATCAAAAGAAAATAAAAATAATCTAGAAATAATTAATACTGATACCAATGAAACAGATTCATTATCATGTGAGTATTTATTGGGATGTGATGGAGCAAACAGTTTTGTAAGAAAATATTTAAATATAGAATCTCATGATTATAAATGTGATGAAAATTGGATAGTTGCTGACTACTTAGTTGATAAAAAATATAAAGTAAATTCTGATAGATACCAAATTTGTGATTACAAAAGACCTACAACTATTGTCCCTGTTGTAGGTCAACATGTGAGATGGGAATTTAAAATAAATCATGATGACGACTTAGACCATCTTGAAAATGAGGATAATATTCGAAGTATGATGAAGCCTCATTTGTGGAGAATTAATCCAGATATACCTCTTTCGAGCGGTAAATTATTAAGATCTAAAGCTTATACATATCATGGTGTTTTGGCAAAAAATTTTAAGTACAATAATTGTTTTCTTCTTGGTGATGCTGCTCATCAAATGCCTCCATTCTTGGGTCAAGGTTTATGCCAAGGTATAAAAGATGCCTATAATCTATGTTGGAGATTAACCGGCGTAAGAAACAATGTAATGAATACTAAAATACTAGAAATGTATTCACTTGAACGAAAAGGTGTTGTTGATTTTACTATTAGAAATGCTATTAAACAGGGTGACATAATTGGAAGTCAAGATAGATTTAAAGCATACATAAGAGATATTTATTTAAATATTTCAAAATATATTCCTAAGCTTTTAGACAATTTAAGAATTGCTTATTCATGGCGAATAAAAAAAGGTAATATCGATACAGATTTATTTCCTAATAAAGCAAATGGAGTAATCATACCGCACCCTTCCCTAGCATTAAAAAAAGATAACAAGTTGTTTGATGAGTATATCGGTAACAATTTTGGATTACTTGTCTTTGATAATAGTATTAATATAGTTAATGAAATTAAAAAACTTAGTTCTTCTTCTATATTTGGAAAGAATATTTTTCATATAGATGAAACTAATGAGTTCAATAAAGATAAAAAAATATTTAAATGGTCTAAGGTAAATAATATTTCTGCAGCAATAATAAGACCAGATAAACACATATACGGTTGTGTAGATAATACAAATATAATTAATGATATTGATCAGTTGACTAATAAATTAATTAGCGAAATTCAATGA